CGCTTCCTGCAACACGCTGGCAGGATTGGCCGGCGGCAGCTTCAGATAGGCGTCGGCTTCGCCGTAGTCGCGATGGATCGCCATGCCAGCCTTCTTGGCGATATGCATCATCACCTTGTTCGACGACAGGCAATGCATGTACAAGGTATCGATATCGACATTGCGGCAGCGTATCGCGGCGCGTTCAAACAATCGGCTGCCGACACCCATGCCGCGCGCAGAAGCATCAACCGAGACGCCGAATTCCGCCACGCGCTCTTTGGTGGTGGAGGCGCTCACTGATGGTAGCGCCTCGCGCGGCGCGAACGCCAGATGGCCGACACCCAGCAGACGCAGTTTGCGGTCGTACACGCCAAACACCGTGTCGCGCGAAAAATCGATATTTTCGACGTAGCGAGTGATCAGGTCATCGGATAGC
This DNA window, taken from Collimonas arenae, encodes the following:
- a CDS encoding GNAT family N-acetyltransferase, with product MTLTNDSTPSAGNPPNNPGAASTDKSKAARPTIFVKELSRRARKRLLRHFLALSSGDRLLRFGSVLSDDLITRYVENIDFSRDTVFGVYDRKLRLLGVGHLAFAPREALPSVSASTTKERVAEFGVSVDASARGMGVGSRLFERAAIRCRNVDIDTLYMHCLSSNKVMMHIAKKAGMAIHRDYGEADAYLKLPPANPASVLQEAVQEQVATLDYTLKANLRALLKWLGNLPGIKRD